One window from the genome of Musa acuminata AAA Group cultivar baxijiao chromosome BXJ1-4, Cavendish_Baxijiao_AAA, whole genome shotgun sequence encodes:
- the LOC135672202 gene encoding phenolic glucoside malonyltransferase 2-like, with the protein MVSVEAFRVLEQSQVSPTNGSAPPASIPLSFFDIVMSPAGPVRRIFFYDFPHPTAVVVDSVLPRLRSSLSLALQRFYPLAGNLMCSSSPDDRSGIGCAYGDSVSFVVAECVGVDFRELSGTCAHSVAELQLLAPRLVWSSAAKPLLAVQVTVFPNHGFAVAASVPHAACDGSSYVHFMNAWASASRTGQLAEPAQSFDRTAVPNPLQLRSVNIFPGFDRCETDESPTLASDFVSATFCLTQDQLQTLKRSVTAKFDERHGSFHCSTAVVTYAYAWICLVKTFGYAGDKIAHLIFLADYRARLQPPLPMSYFGNCIVPCFVEVKVSDLVGEDGIVVAAEAIGKAIQGLRDGAALEGVHGWGGRWQFAATQQAMTVAGSSRFRVYDADFGWGTPVKVEMVIQRAGALSLAESRSGDGVEIGLSFDRTEMDLFERHFSAGLKLLSE; encoded by the coding sequence ATGGTGTCGGTAGAAGCGTTCCGCGTCCTGGAACAGTCGCAGGTCTCCCCGACGAATGGATCGGCGCCGCCCGCCTCCATCCCTCTCTCCTTCTTCGACATAGTCATGTCGCCCGCCGGCCCCGTTCGGCGCATCTTCTTCTACGACTTCCCCCACCCCACCGCCGTCGTCGTTGACTCGGTGCTGCCCCGACTCAGGTCGTCCCTCTCCCTCGCCCTCCAGCGGTTCTACCCCCTCGCGGGGAATCTGATGTGCTCCTCGAGCCCTGACGACCGATCCGGGATCGGCTGTGCCTACGGCGACTCGGTCTCCTTCGTCGTGGCCGAGTGCGTCGGGGTGGACTTCCGGGAGCTCTCCGGGACATGTGCGCACAGCGTGGCCGAGCTGCAGCTGTTGGCGCCTCGGCTGGTTTGGTCGAGCGCTGCCAAGCCACTGCTGGCCGTGCAGGTGACCGTGTTCCCTAACCACGGCTTCGCCGTCGCGGCGTCGGTGCCACATGCCGCATGCGACGGCTCGAGCTACGTGCACTTCATGAACGCTTGGGCTTCCGCCAGCCGGACGGGCCAGCTCGCCGAACCGGCGCAGTCCTTCGACAGGACGGCGGTCCCCAACCCTCTTCAGCTCCGCTCCGTCAACATATTCCCCGGTTTCGACCGCTGCGAAACCGATGAATCTCCCACCCTTGCGTCCGACTTCGTAAGCGCGACCTTCTGCCTCACGCAGGATCAGTTACAGACGCTCAAGAGATCGGTGACGGCCAAGTTCGACGAGCGCCACGGCTCGTTCCATTGCTCGACCGCCGTGGTGACGTACGCCTACGCGTGGATCTGCCTCGTCAAGACCTTCGGCTACGCCGGCGATAAGATTGCTCATCTAATATTCCTCGCAGATTACAGAGCTCGGCTGCAGCCGCCGCTGCCGATGTCATACTTCGGCAACTGCATCGTCCCGTGCTTCGTGGAGGTGAAGGTGAGCGATCTCGTGGGGGAGGATGGAATCGTGGTGGCCGCTGAGGCAATCGGCAAAGCCATACAGGGGTTGAGAGATGGAGCAGCCTTAGAAGGCGTGCACGGGTGGGGCGGGAGATGGCAATTTGCGGCGACGCAGCAGGCCATGACCGTCGCGGGATCGTCCAGGTTCAGGGTTTACGACGCTGACTTCGGGTGGGGAACGCCGGTGAAGGTCGAGATGGTGATCCAGAGGGCGGGAGCCTTATCGCTGGCAGAAAGCAGATCAGGAGACGGTGTCGAGATTGGCTTGTCGTTTGACCGGACCGAGATGGATTTGTTTGAGCGGCATTTCTCTGCCGGCCTCAAACTTCTCTCAGAATAA
- the LOC135672623 gene encoding LOB domain-containing protein CRL1-like: MTGFGSPCGACKFLRRKCVRGCVFAPYFCHEQGAAHFAAIHKVFGASNFSKILMHLPVADRSEAAVTVSYEAQARLQDPVYGCVAHIFALQQQVVNLQAQLASLRAQAAQGLGSSTAADRTPREDKPPPYHQDNQSFFRTADGRTPPPFSSTPSMDLDNVVNSRHYDVGSEHISFDDGSFAMASPGMQASSWSSAYHHDMEDLQSVALAYLGRS; encoded by the exons ATGACGGGGTTTGGCTCTCCCTGCGGGGCTTGCAAGTTCCTGAGGAGGAAGTGCGTGAGGGGCTGCGTCTTCGCCCCTTACTTCTGCCATGAACAGGGAGCGGCCCACTTCGCGGCGATCCACAAGGTGTTCGGGGCTAGTAACTTCTCCAAGATCCTCATGCACCTCCCCGTGGCCGATCGATCCGAGGCGGCCGTCACCGTCTCCTACGAGGCCCAGGCGAGGCTCCAAGATCCCGTCTACGGTTGCGTCGCCCACATCTTCGCCCTCCAACAACAA GTCGTCAATCTGCAAGCGCAACTGGCCTCTCTTAGAGCTCAGGCAGCCCAAGGGCTCGGAAGCAGCACCGCAGCCGATCGAACTCCTCGAGAAGACAAGCCACCCCCTTACCACCAAGATAACCAAAGCTTCTTTCGGACTGCAGATGGAAGAACACCGCCTCCTTTCTCTTCGACTCCCTCAATGGATTTAGATAACGTCGTGAACAGCCGCCATTACGACGTCGGCAGTGAGCATATCTCCTTCGACGATGGCTCGTTCGCAATGGCCTCTCCCGGCATGCAAGCCAGCAGTTGGAGCTCAGCTTACCATCATGACATGGAAGACCTTCAGTCAGTGGCATTAGCTTATCTGGGTCGCTCATGA
- the LOC103982747 gene encoding vacuolar protein sorting-associated protein 54, chloroplastic isoform X2 translates to MEAAPPARLRDPSSFGRSSSASGRSSHDLDSPSFSSAGAGAVSHSLASILNNPHAGRSDVSWTLWWPSASAAAPDLAAPIVPSVSFPEVTRADFLPYLASVSDAYSRFEDILNHRSKESAAAAASGDGEIRGQGEALVACLREVPSLFFKEDFALEEGATFKAACPFSPSAEENTALQERLTQYLDVVEMHLVREIALRSDSFYEAQGQLQGLNGQIVEACVRIRELKETIRILTGDLVGSARKVQELNATRGNLVALQQKLTVILYVSQALGALKLLVAAADCAGALDVIDDLQQLLETDELVGLHCFRHLREQLSGGLDSINSILSAEFLRAAIRDAKGVDSMILSKLRTKASDLMNGVDDEVKLDDDESSNLQDRLLPLIIGLLRTAKLPAVLRLYRDTLITEMKAAIKATVAALLPFLLSRPLDSDLITGDRVGDSDGGGLSLASKLRSLSSESFVHLLNAIFKVVQAHLMRAAEVKRVIEWIMGNLDGCYVADSVAAAVAHGAAVAAAAEGVQENNGHIISHVSHSLSRNPPKISTIQGKVNDVSSPSTSKNFRADVLRENTEAVFAACDAAHGRWAKLLGVRALLHPKLRLQEFLSIYDITQDFIAATEKIGGRLGYSIRGTLQSQSKAFVDFQHDSRMTKIKAVLDQETWVAVDVPDEFQAIVLSLSSGDALLSNSDLASSNPDSGTVEAGFPASQEHISESDSGQTVDRDNQAKPIPSAGSNQETNAASATSKRNSDANTNEHGRASSQTLVYRGVGYHMVNCGLILLKMLSEYVDISKFLPALSSEVVHRVVEMLKLFNMRTCQLVLGAGAMQVSGLKSITSKHLALASQIVSFVYAIIPEIQRVLFLKVPETRKALLTLEMDRVAQGFHPRNELGLGLAY, encoded by the exons ATGGAAGCAGCGCCGCCTGCCCGTCTCCGCGATCCGTCCTCCTTTGGGCGCTCCAGCTCCGCCTCCGGCAGATCATCGCACGATCTCGATTCTCCTTCCTTTTCCTCGGCTGGTGCCGGTGCTGTCAGCCACAGTCTCGCCTCCATCCTCAACAACCCCCACGCCGGCCGCTCCGACGTTTCTTGGACCCTATGGTGGCCCTCCGCTTCCGCAGCCGCCCCCGACCTCGCCGCCCCCATCGTCCCCTCCGTATCCTTCCCCGAGGTCACCCGCGCCGACTTTCTCCCATACCTCGCCTCTGTCTCGGACGCGTACTCCCGGTTCGAGGACATTCTCAACCATAGATCTAAGGAgagcgccgccgccgctgctagcGGCGATGGAGAGATCCGGGGGCAGGGGGAGGCCCTGGTGGCATGCCTTCGGGAGGTGCCGTCGCTATTCTTCAAGGAGGATTTCGCGTTGGAGGAGGGGGCCACGTTCAAGGCTGCGTGCCCCTTCTCGCCTTCGGCCGAGGAGAACACCGCGCTCCAGGAGAGGCTGACGCAGTACCTGGATGTGGTGGAGATGCATCTGGTGAGGGAGATCGCGTTGCGGTCAGATTCGTTCTACGAGGCCCAGGGCCAGcttcaggggctgaatgggcaGATCGTGGAGGCGTGCGTGAGGATACGGGAGTTAAAGGAGACGATCCGGATTCTGACAGGAGATCTTGTGGGATCAGCGAGGAAAGTGCAAGAGCTGAATGCCACGCGAGGAAACCTTGTAGCACTTCAGCAGAAGCTCACTGTCATACTCTATGTCAGCCAAGCACTCGGAGCATTAAAACTG CTTGTTGCAGCGGCAGATTGTGCTGGTGCTTTAGATGTAATAGATGACCTGCAGCAGTTGCTG GAAACCGATGAGCTTGTTGGTCTCCATTGTTTCCGTCATCTTCGTGAACAGTTGTCAGGTGGCTTGGATTCAATAAATAG CATTCTTTCGGCAGAATTCTTGCGTGCAGCAATACGTGATGCAAAGGGTGTTGACTCCATGATTCTATCAAAATTAAGAACAAAAGCTTCTGATCTCATGAATGGAGTGGATGATGAA GTGAAGTTAGATGATGATGAAAGCTCGAATCTCCAAGATCGTCTTCTCCCTCTGATTATTGGTCTATTGAGAACA GCAAAGCTTCCAGCTGTGCTGAGGTTGTACCGTGATACACTTATTACTGAAATGAAAGCTGCTATAAAAGCTACAGTTGCAGCTTTGCTTCCATTTCTATTATCCCGACCTCTAGATTCGGATCTGATTACTGGAGATCGTGTTGGTGATTCAGATG GTGGAGGTTTGTCACTGGCAAGCAAGTTGAGGAGTCTATCCTCTGAAAGCTTTGTTCATCTTTTGAATGCTATTTTCAAAGTTGTACAG GCACATTTGATGCGGGCTGCAGAAGTTAAAAGAGTCATTGAGTGGATTATGGGAAACCTTGATGGATGTTATGTTGCTGACTCTGTTGCTGCTGCAGTTGCGCATGGTGCAGCAGTAGCTGCTGCTGCAGAGGGTGTTCAGGAGAATAATGGTCATATTATTTCACACGTATCTCATTCCCTTTCCAGGAATCCACCTAAGATCTCGACGATTCAGGGAAAGGTGAATGATGTGTCAAGTCCGAGCACATCCAAAAATTTCCG TGCTGATGTACTGCGGGAAAACACAGAAGCCGTATTTGCTGCTTGTGATGCTGCGCATGGAAGATGGGCTAAACTCCTTGGTGTTCGTGCTCTTCTTCACCCCAAATTAAGACTCCAAGAGTTCTTAAGCATTTATGACATAACTCAGGACTTTATTGCAGCTACAGAGAAG ATTGGTGGAAGATTAGGCTATAGCATTCGTGGAACTCTTCAGTCACAGTCAAAAGCGTTTGTTGATTTTCAACATGATTCCCGA ATGACAAAGATTAAGGCAGTCCTTGATCAAGAAACTTGGGTTGCCGTGGATGTTCCTGATGAATTCCAGGCCATAGTTCTCTCATTATCTTCTGGTGATGCATTATTAAGCAATAGTGACCTAGCGTCAAGCAATCCTGATTCTGGGACTGTTGAAGCAGGTTTTCCTGCTAGCCAAGAACATATTAGTGAGAGTGATTCTGGCCAAACTGTAGATCGAGACAATCAAGCTAAACCCATTCCATCAGCTGGGTCAAACCAAGAAACCAATGCAGCGTCTGCAACTTCTAAACGGAATAGTGATGCTAATACGAATGAACATGGAAGAGCATCTTCTCAAACACTTGTGTATCGAGGTGTTGGCTATCACATGGTAAACTG TGGTTTGATATTGTTAAAGATGTTATCCGAGTATGTTGATATTAGTAAGTTCTTGCCAGCATTGTCATCTGAAGTGGTTCATCGTGTTGTGGAAATGTTGAAACTATTCAACATGAGGACTTGTCAGCTTGTTCTCGGTGCTGGTGCCATGCAG GTATCAGGTTTGAAGTCCATAACTTCTAAGCATTTAGCTTTGGCAAGTCAGATTGTCAGTTTTGTTTATGCTATCATACCAG AGATTCAGCGAGTTCTCTTCTTGAAAGTGCCTGAGACTCGTAAAGCATTGTTAACATTAGAGATGGATCGAGTGGCTCag
- the LOC103982749 gene encoding serine/threonine-protein phosphatase PP1 codes for MDPTVLDGIISRLLEVKGGRPGKQVQLLEAEIRQLCVVSKEIFLQQPNLLELEAPIKICGDIHGQYSDLLRLFEYGGLPPQANYLFLGDYVDRGKQSLETICLLLAYKIKYPENFFLLRGNHECASINRIYGFYDECKRRFNVRLWKVFTDCFNCLPVAALIDEKILCMHGGLSPDLHNLDQIRNLARPTDVPDSGLLCDLLWSDPSKEIQGWGMNDRGVSYTFGPDRVGDFLQKQDLDLICRAHQVVEDGYEFFADRQLVTIFSAPNYCGEFDNAGAMMSVDETLMCSFQILKPAASEKKKIGFGGTAASRTGTPAWQ; via the exons ATGGATCCTACGGTGCTGGATGGCATCATTTCGCGGCTGCTGGAAGTGAAGGGAGGACGGCCGGGGAAGCAGGTGCAGCTCCTGGAGGCGGAGATCCGGCAGCTGTGTGTCGTGTCGAAGGAAATCTTTCTGCAGCAGCCCAACCTCCTGGAGCTGGAGGCGCCCATCAAGATTTGCG GTGATATTCATGGTCAATATTCTGACCTGTTGAGGCTTTTTGAATATGGTGGATTGCCACCCCAGGCCAATTACTTGTTCTTAGGGGATTATGTGGACAGAGGGAAACAAAGCCTTGAAACCATATGCCTTCTTTTAGCCTACAAGATTAAGTATCCAGAGAACTTCTTTCTTTTGAGGGGCAATCATGAATGTGCATCTATAAATCGTATTTATGGGTTCTATGATGAATGTAAGCGCAGATTCAATGTGAGACTCTGGAAGGTGTTCACTGATTGTTTTAACTGCCTGCCTGTGGCAGCTCTTATTGATGAAAAGATCCTATGCATGCATGGAGGTCTTTCACCAGACTTGCATAATTTGGACCAAATACGAAACTTAGCACGACCTACTGATGTGCCAGACAGTGGATTGCTCTGTGATCTTTTGTGGTCAGATCCTAGTAAAGAAATTCAAGGATGGGGAATGAATGATAGGGGAGTTTCATATACTTTTGGCCCTGATAGAGTCGGTGATTTTCTTCAGAAGCAGGATCTGGACCTTATTTGTCGTGCTCACCAG GTGGTGGAGGATGGATATGAATTCTTCGCTGACAGGCAACTTGTAACAATATTCTCGGCTCCAAACTATTGTGGTGAATTTGACAATGCAGGTGCTATGATGAGCGTCGATGAGACCTTAATGTGTTCATTCCAAATTCTGAAGCCTGCAGCTtcggaaaagaaaaaaattgggttTGGTGGTACAGCTGCATCTAGAACTGGAACCCCTGCTTGGCAGTAG